From Vigna angularis cultivar LongXiaoDou No.4 chromosome 11, ASM1680809v1, whole genome shotgun sequence:
ACCTTAAAGGTGACTTTGGGGTTGAAACGAAACAAAATGAACATTCCAAAGCGTTTATTCGAAGAGCACATGTGCACAAAATCAATCGGtcataatgaaataaaatcattCCTAAGTActtaatcaacaaaaaaaaataaaattggaagaAATGTTGAAGATGGTGGTTCTAGCACAACGTGAAAATGAAAACTCAAGGTGGTTTCTTTTGACGCTCGAGTCATAAGGTGGTTTGTGGACTGCAGTAGAAGAGACACGATTTAAGTCGCAAGTTCATGAATGGTGTGATATGTGAGAGTGGTTATGCGTGGCTGGTGGTTCTAATGTTGCATCGTCGTGATGTAGTGGTCGACTGTGGTGGTTGATGGCAGTCTTAGGGTTTTGGGTTGTGGGATAAATACACGTGGCAACTTGTTATTGTCCAGATTCCAACTCATAGTATGATAGACGAGCAACGTAAGCAAACATTGAATAGCTCATTCAAGCACTGTATATAGTCTGTAGTTAACAATTTAGACGACATTataaaaaatgaccaaattgaacataaattatcaaaattggAATCACATTGAACATCAAAAAAAAGAATCTCACGTTAAACAAATTCGACGAAAATAAGGACCAAAATAGTATTTAAacctttttcttctctattaattaatttatcataaataacttttaaagtaataagacattttatcatatatgaacttaagatatattatttatacaataaCGTATTTTGtgcctttttttctttttgtcactATCATTTTTTAACATACTACACCAATGGATGAAgataaacatgaaaaaaaaatattgtacatATTGTTGTACGGAATGTTATACATGTATAACTTCTTATAACTTAGATTCGAAAAACTCATTATAAGTGAATTAAAGTTGGTTAGTACGTTGGTAAAGAACAATATGAAAACCTAAAAGTTAATAACCTTtcatatttaatacttttttttatttaaaatgactCATTTATTACATTCCTCTTTCACAGTTTAACTAACTCTAACTAAAGGTTTAATTCTATCTTTTtgtttcaagttttatttttcacacttcaatattttacttttaagcgtatatagtcttttttttcaaatacatGATAGTAAAAGTAAGAATGAGTTACTTTACATTTACTCGATTTccttttctatcattttatcttttatcgtTATTTAACAACTCACATTTattcctttatttatttatttctctatCTTAAATAAATTCGAgttataaaactattttcttaaaataaatgcCATGACGcgtatctttgtttttttttttttaataaaaagttgctttaataaagaaaaaaatgcttATATTATCGCaaaaaaaggacaaaaagtAAGCCAAAAGGGTAAAATGTCCAATACCAATAGTAGCTTTGAATCAAAAAAACGTATTGAGATGTCATAATAAAACACATTTTAGCTCACAACCATTAGAAGCATCACACTCATTCTCTTGTCTTATTTgtgttctttttccttttcttccttgAATGAAACGAAACTTTAGGGTTCCTTCTAATTTGTCCCCAAAATTCTTTGGGTCAGAAAATTTTCACCTTCGTTGTCCAAGCTCAAATCCCTTCCCATTTCCAGCTCTCCACCAAAAGCTTTCTCATAAATAGAGTTTAGAGAGACCTTCTTCAACCATGTCGAAAACGAAGTCAAGTAAAAAAGACTTGAACTCCTACACCATCAAAGGTACCAACAAGATCGTAAGAGGTAATTGCTagaaattttttctctttttgggTAACTAGTTGTTTAAATTGCAACAAGATTGTTACTTTTGTAATGGGGACAATGAGAGAATGGTTTGAATTCATGTGGGTGATACGATGATGAGTGAAAAATGTTCCTTTTGTAGTTGGGGACCATGTGACGATGCGCCCTCCTGATACGAACAAGGCACCATACGTGGCTCGTGTTGAGAAAATTGAACCTTGTCGTAAGAACGATGTGAAGGTGCATGTTAGGTGGTACTATAGGCCTGAAGATTCCATTGAGGGACGTAGGAGATTCCATGGGGTGAAAGAGTTATTTTTGTCTGACCATTATGATGTTCAAAGTGCTCATGCCATTGAAGGGAAGTGCGTTGTGCACTCTTTCAAGAACTATACCAAGCTTCAGGATGTAGCTGCTGAGGATTATTATTATAGGTTTGAGTACGAGGCTGCTACTGGAACTTTCACACCTGATCGTGTAGTTGTGTGAGTGCACcttttgttttcaataaaatCATGTTCTTGTCTGTGTTTTAAgtgtttaaaattttggatttcattttgttgattttgttgCGTTTTTTAAGGTACTGCAAGTGCGAGATGCCTTATAACCCAGATGTACTTATGGTGCAGTGTGAGGAATGCAAGAATTGGtaacattagttttttttttatttcttgaattacttTTATTACATTTATGAGTGAATTAATTTTGAGGggctttaattttttatttagacgtggttttttttttatgaattaatttagatattttatctTAGATCCTAAAGGTTATTCGCCCTAAACAAAAGGAAGATTGACAAACACCacaaaaatatttgaagaagTTATAGAACAATGTTTTCTTAAGTTCGATATATAGTTTTAAAGAACTTGACAGGTTTGTtgtttttcaaacttttcatTTGCTGATGAACAAGGTTTGCATGTTGCTCTTGATAAGGTTTTGCTTCTTCAATCCAAGAAAAAGGGTTGAGAAACATGTAATCAAATAAATGACAAAAGGATTTTATAGTCTAAAGTTTTGATGTCTATACAGTAGTcatttttcaacaaaattacaaattatgttTGGTGTCTTTTAATATGT
This genomic window contains:
- the LOC108333669 gene encoding chromatin remodeling protein EBS: MSKTKSSKKDLNSYTIKGTNKIVRVGDHVTMRPPDTNKAPYVARVEKIEPCRKNDVKVHVRWYYRPEDSIEGRRRFHGVKELFLSDHYDVQSAHAIEGKCVVHSFKNYTKLQDVAAEDYYYRFEYEAATGTFTPDRVVVYCKCEMPYNPDVLMVQCEECKNWYHPACVDMTAEDAEKLEQYVCSECSFVDEMKKSQAKVALSPKTDSEIIEPKRQRI